Proteins co-encoded in one Plasmodium reichenowi strain SY57 chromosome 10, whole genome shotgun sequence genomic window:
- a CDS encoding formin 2, putative — MGTMNKAFKDMNNMYMNNPSMNMVNNNIWSSERIVLPSEEYLYYINLFNLNDKFDNQYIDNKTASSFLQNSGLSISVLHTIWEYSDVENKGYLTLEDFFICCRLVAHAQNGNVISTEMISIQPPCLPSFDIVRHKSFSDISNMEGSLKWKLSSREKENYERIFKSLDIKNEEKIEGSILREYYMNTTNISVCELMQIWNVSDIDNDGFLNLDEFFIMNKIVEVRKERIINIPLSVPVELLQSVQNKESTFPSEDDVTFRQNADEEGTKKRESIKMSLGDILKSDISRKKEHLGEEEEEENEKLNMEYDFFEFNKDVSVKSKTPFMKGKKESIHFGDDEGNDNDNKNGDNKNDHNDEEDDDDNFHNNDKQFFSTNFEAFDQMNNDDINNVNDLVFNDGYDNFDQGHVVHKDLNSTNEKKKKKMKKNKKSYTNIELNHKDKDKDKDKDKDKDKDKDKDKDKDDDEQSEDNNYDECEASPYSEGGKKRNSKYSIFKEKGDKNKKKMHGKDHHDDNHTYDDDNDMLDEDFHLNDKKEKKEKLKKKEKDGEKKKKKKKYSEEEKYFTRLIDFNYTDLKNYHIESKDVYKIEEINRKLEEEIKKKKIDIEKKKKQVNCLAYVYEVELKKYQCLKEERRNLEFLNLCLYKDIKYKKENIKVIKNEIKEIIDDINKINIENISLNKNYNKKENEIKCTDNKRKQLKTMIDKEKYYLKKDEKNLIILKNMIDYLKKQKQRALKLQDNLKNRYDVTNSDHQMLIKNILHQQNYLNNITNKRLNVQKLKNQHILLFNSLSNQSLLLDMQNTDKKFLQNNHRNILQNNDKQVIQNNDILLNNLPIDNYVLCNAPSNHHKKYYTDKKGIPNNHNDDIKHSKKNFELFEHIKNGDSVDIFSSLDDLESVKDEIENEMKHLENYASKDNSLKSVDNSS, encoded by the exons aTGGGAACAATGAATAAAGCTTTTAAGGATATGAACAATATGTATATGAATAACCCATCTATGAATATggttaataataatatatggTCATCCGAAAGGATCGTATTACCGTCAGAggaatatttatattatataaacttatttaa TTTGAATGATAAATTTGATAATCAATACATAGATAATAAGACGGCCTCTTCCTTTCTTCAGAATTCGGGTCTGTCAATATCTGTGTTACATACT ATATGGGAATATAGTGATGTTGAGAATAAGGGATATTTAACATTAGAagatttttttatttgttgtCGTCTTGTTGCTCATGCTCAGAATGGTAACGTCATAAGTACAGAAATGATTTCCATAC AACCGCCTTGTTTACCCAGCTTCGACATTGTTAGACATAAATCCTTTTCAGACATATCCAATATGGAGGGAAGCTTAAAATGGAAATTGAGTTCAagagaaaaagaaaattacgaaagaatatttaaatcattagatataaaaaatgaagaaaaaatagaaGGATCAATTCTTCGTGAGtattatatgaatacaACAAATATTTCTGTATGTGAGTTAATGCAGATATGGAATGTATCCGATATAGATAATGATGGATTTTTAAATTTAgatgaattttttattatgaataaaattGTAGAAGTAAGAAAGGAGAGGATAATTAATATCCCTCTTTCTGTACCAGTGGAGTTGTTACAATCTGTTCAAAATAAGGAAAGCACATTCCCTTCGGAAG ACGATGTAACTTTTCGACAGAACGCAGATGAAGAGggaacaaaaaaaagagaaagCATAAAAATGTCTCTTGGAGATATTTTAAAATCAGATATATCAAGAAAGAAAGAGCATCTAGgagaagaagaagaagaagagAATGAAAAGTTAAATATGGaatatgatttttttgaatttaaCAAAGATGTCTCAGTAAAAAGTAAGACACCTTTTATGAAAGGTAAAAAGGAAAGCATTCATTTTGGAGACGACGAAGgaaatgataatgataataaaaatggtgataataaaaatgatcataatgatgaagaggatgatgatgataattttcataataacgataaacaatttttttctacCAACTTTGAAGCGTTTGACCAAATGAAcaatgatgatataaataatgtgAACGATCTTGTTTTTAATGATGGATACGATAATTTTGATCAAGGACATGTTGTGCATAAGGATTTAAATTCaacaaatgaaaagaaaaaaaagaaaatgaaaaaaaataaaaaaagttataCAAACATTGAACTAAATCATAAGGATAAAGATAAGGATAAGGATAAAGATAAAGATAAGGATAAAGATAAAGATAAAGATAAAGATAAGGACGATGATGAACAGAGtgaagataataattatgatgaaTGTGAAGCGTCACCATATTCTGAAGggggaaaaaaaagaaatagtAAGTATTCcatttttaaagaaaagggagataaaaataaaaagaagatGCACGGTAAAGATCATCATGATGATAATCATAcatatgatgatgataatgatatgTTGGATGAAGATTTCCATTTGAACGATAAGaaagagaaaaaagaaaaattaaaaaagaaagaaaagGATGGagagaaaaagaaaaaaaaaaagaaatattctgaagaagaaaaatattttacaagACTTATAGATTTTAATTATAcagatttaaaaaattatcatattgAAAGTAAGgatgtatataaaattgaaGAGATAAATAGAAAACttgaagaagaaataaaaaaaaaaaaaattgatatagaaaaaaaaaaaaaacaagtAAATTGTCTTGCATATGTTTATGAAGttgaattaaaaaaatatcaatgtttaaaagaagaaagaCGTAACTTagaatttttaaatttatgtttatataaagatataaaatataaaaaagaaaatattaaagtTATTAAGaatgaaataaaagaaattatagatgatataaataaaataaatattgaaaatataagtttaaataaaaattataataaaaaagaaaatgaaataaaatgtacagataataaaaggaaacaattaaaaacaatgatagataaagaaaaatattatttaaaaaaagatgaaaaaaatcttatcattttgaaaaatatgatagattatttaaaaaaacaaaaacaaagAGCTCTCAAATTACaagataatttaaaaaatagatATGATGTAACGAATTCAGATCATCAAATGctaattaaaaatattctacatcaacaaaattatttaaataatattacaaataaaCGTCTAAATgtacaaaaattaaaaaacCAACATATTCTTCTTTTCAATTCATTATCAAATCAATCTTTATTACTAGATATGCAAAACACGGATAAAAAATTCTTACAAAATAATCATAGAAAcatattacaaaataatgataaacAAGTTATACAAAACAATGATATCTTACTAAATAACTTGCCTATCGACAATTATGTTTTGTGTAACGCACCCTCCAATCaccataaaaaatattacacCGACAAAAAGGGCATACCAAATAATCAc aatgatgatataaagCATTCCAAAAAAAACTTTGAACTTTTTGAGCATATCAAAAATGGTGATAGCGTAGATATTTTTTCAAGCCTTGACGATCTTGAATCGGTAAAAGATGAg attgaaaatgaaatgaaaCACCTTGAGAATTATGCATCAAAGGATAATAGTTTGAAGAGTGTTGATAATAGTAGctga
- a CDS encoding glutamine--fructose-6-phosphate aminotransferase [isomerizing], putative: MNFKFKTVIHNLKSKFKHDFVSDKKQLYLCNFMKNKYNVYENIGLLNYGCSIKKYLFYNRKEDQDEEFKGSFKNGTMNGLKIWKYNNISSQKDTYNNISSHKDTYNNISSHKDTYNNRLSHKNTYNNLSSHKDTYNKYYYALFNNNIFNQKKLYIFFMAICLALNKFLNTQEENKENNNSLKKKKKKIMNSHFFGLSNETASCCGIMAYIGNRDASKILIDGIEILQNRGYDSCGMSTISNKNVLKTTKYASNTTCDAIEKLKSNYLNSHKNDHIGIAHTRWATHGCKTDENAHPHVDYGERISIVHNGIIENYREIKTFLLKNNIPFKSNTDTEVVANLIGYFLDKKQSFQDAVLSAITQLEGTWSFCIIHKNHPDEMILASNGSPLHIGFKDDEIFIASEHTALFMFTNEYISLKNGEILSISKDKINDLKLLKKVENIPEIAIQKTPHPYPHWTIKEIHEQSATLSKSLNNGGRFSSGDHLVKLGGLDPYIQDLNKIENLVLVGCGTSYYAALFAKYLMNYLNCFNTVQVMDPIDFNISVIPKEKEGVIFISQSGETRDVIKACKLAEDLNVRKLSVVNSVGSTIANMTGRGVYLNAGREVGVASTKCFTSEVSVLTLIALWFFQHKKNNQSSNKATSLINSLHRLPLYAGVTIKSCENTCKTLSEKFKNTKSMLIIGNGLSYPIAQEGALKIKELAYIHCEGFTGASLKHGPYALLGGEDNIPVIMLLFNDNTKNAMINTGEQIKSRGAHIVCLTDDENLVKHFADDIILIPNNGILTPLLAVIPLQMLAYYTSVNKGINPDKPRCLAKTVTVS, translated from the coding sequence atgAATTTTAAATTCAAAACAGTAAtacataatttaaaaagtaAATTCAAACATGATTTTGTGTCTGATAAAAAGCAATTATACCTTTGtaattttatgaaaaataaatataatgtatatgaaaatattgGGTTGTTAAATTATGGTTGTtcaattaaaaaatatttattttacaaTCGTAAAGAAGATCAAGATGAGGAATTTAAAGGTTCATTTAAAAATGGGACAATGAATGGTCTTAAAATAtggaaatataataatatatcatcacaaaaagatacatataataatatatcatcaCATAAagatacatataataatatatcatcaCATAAagatacatataataatagattatcacataaaaatacatataataatttatcatCACATAAagatacatataataaatattattatgctctttttaataataatatatttaatcagaagaaattatatattttttttatggCTATCTGTTTGgctttaaataaatttctGAACACTCAGGAAGaaaataaggaaaataataattccttaaaaaaaaaaaaaaaaaaaattatgaacaGCCATTTTTTTGGCTTGTCCAATGAAACAGCTAGCTGCTGTGGAATTATGGCATATATAGGAAATAGAGATGCTTCGAAGATATTAATAGATGGTATTGaaattttacaaaatagAGGATATGATTCATGTGGAATGTCAACTataagtaataaaaatgttttaaaaacGACTAAATATGCAAGTAATACAACTTGTGATGCtattgaaaaattaaaatcGAATTACCTGAACAGTCATAAAAATGATCATATAGGAATTGCACACACACGGTGGGCAACTCATGGATGTAAAACTGATGAAAATGCTCATCCACATGTTGATTATGGTGAACGGATAAGTATAGTTCATAATGGTATAATTGAAAATTATAGAGaaattaaaacatttttattgaaaaataatattccATTTAAATCAAATACTGATACAGAGGTAGTAGCTAATTTAATAGGATATTTCTTAGATAAAAAACAATCATTTCAAGATGCCGTTTTGTCAGCGATAACACAATTAGAAGGTACATGGAGTTTTTgtataatacataaaaatcATCCTGATGAAATGATTTTAGCTTCAAATGGGTCACCTTTACATATTGGTTTCAAGGATGATGAAATTTTTATAGCATCTGAACATACAGCATTATTTATGTTCActaatgaatatatttctttaaaaaatggaGAAATACTTTCCATAAgtaaagataaaataaatgatttaaaattattgaaGAAAGTGGAAAATATACCGGAAATAGCTATACAAAAAACTCCACATCCATATCCACATTGGACAATTAAAGAAATACATGAACAGTCAGCTACTTTATCCAAGTCATTAAATAATGGTGGAAGATTTAGTAGTGGAGATCATTTAGTAAAATTAGGAGGATTAGATCCGTATATACAagatttaaataaaatagaaaatttAGTTTTGGTTGGATGTGGTACATCATATTATGCAGCATTATTTGCTAAATATCTTATGAACTACTTAAATTGTTTTAATACTGTTCAGGTTATGGATCCTATCgattttaatatatctgTAATACCAAAGGAAAAAGAAGGAGTTATATTCATATCACAAAGTGGTGAAACACGAGATGTTATAAAAGCCTGTAAATTAGCAGAAGACTTAAATGTAAGGAAATTATCAGTTGTTAATTCTGTTGGATCAACAATTGCAAATATGACCGGTCGTGGTGTGTATTTAAATGCAGGTAGAGAAGTAGGAGTAGCATCAACAAAATGTTTTACCTCTGAAGTATCTGTTTTAACATTAATAGCATTATGGTTTTTTcaacataaaaaaaataaccAATCCAGTAATAAAGCAACATCCTTGATTAATTCTTTACATAGATTACCTTTATATGCTGGAGTAACAATTAAATCGTGTGAAAATACATGTAAAACATTATCAGagaaatttaaaaatacgAAATCGATGTTAATTATAGGAAATGGTTTAAGTTATCCTATAGCTCAAGAAGGTGctttaaaaattaaagaacTGGCTTATATACATTGTGAAGGTTTCACTGGAGCTTCTCTTAAACATGGGCCATATGCTTTATTAGGTGGTGAAGACAATATCCCTGTaattatgttattatttaatgataACACCAAAAATGCAATGATCAATACAGGAGAACAAATAAAATCTAGAGGAGCACATATTGTATGTTTAACTGATGATGAAAACCTAGTTAAACATTTTGCAGACGATATCATTTTAATTCCAAATAATGGTATTTTAACACCTTTACTTGCGGTCATACCTTTGCAAATGTTGGCTTATTATACGAGTGTAAACAAGGGTATTAATCCCGACAAACCGAGATGCTTAGCCAAAACGGTAACAGTATCGTAA
- a CDS encoding hypothetical protein (conserved Plasmodium protein, unknown function), with product MFMKRLNKNVFSIFKKYNSSYICFDENKQNLKKFCNIKNIELRKNVHTNKIEIFIDDKILLTNRKNVFSLKNEDLCLLIKLEILRNKNNMDVLKTPITLCVNNLIDFVNLKEQNILPKNYDHKYNNKGDSEFNRGDSEYNKGDSEYNKGDHFNDHNYINNNNKERILYFFEIERTLMEKKIYENFINDLIFYTNNNEEHAFNMHKNSLHDLKKKTIHLPNCLNYINKYNINNNLYQEQKYIYNKFINLFERIHNIKLNIANHFETPEQNFDVQEKIQKLIKNMNNSEIFLFYKCTQYLNSFIFTYLFLNRYINYKDVYRYCNLEYIYQFFKWGYVYDVNIMKDANTLLMLSSLRLINKMIQ from the coding sequence atgtttatgAAAAGGttgaataaaaatgttttttccatatttaaaaaatacaacTCATCATACATTTGCtttgatgaaaataaacagaacttgaaaaaattttgtaatataaaaaacatcgagttaagaaaaaatgtGCATACCAATAAAATTGAAATTTTCATTGATGacaaaattttattaactAATAGGAAAAATGTTTTCTCcttaaaaaatgaagatttgtgtttattaataaaattggAAATTTTgagaaataaaaataatatggatgTTTTGAAAACTCCTATAACGTTATGTGTGAATAACTTAATCGATTTTgtaaatttaaaagaacAGAATATCTTACCAAAAAATTATGaccataaatataataacaaagGTGATAGTGAATTCAACAGAGGTGATAGTGAATACAACAAAGGTGATAGTGAATACAACAAAGGTGACCATTTTAACgatcataattatattaataataataataaagagCGCATTTTGTATTTCTTTGAAATAGAAAGAACCCttatggaaaaaaaaatatatgaaaattttattaatgatcttattttttatacaaataataatgaagaacATGCTTTTAATATGCACAAAAATTCTCTAcatgatttaaaaaaaaaaactattCATTTACCAAACtgtttaaattatattaataaatataatattaataataactTATATCaagaacaaaaatatatctataacaaatttattaatCTCTTTGAACgtattcataatattaagTTAAATATAGCTAATCATTTCGAAACACCTGAACAAAATTTTGATGTTCaggaaaaaatacaaaaattaataaaaaacatGAACAATTCAGaaattttcttattttataaatgcACACAATATTTgaattcatttatatttacctatttatttttaaataggtatataaattataagGATGTTTATCGTTATTGTAATttggaatatatatatcagttttttaaatggggatatgtatatgatgtaaatataatgaaggATGCCAACACACTCTTGATGTTATCATCCCTTCGtttaataaacaaaatgatacaatga